The Salvelinus sp. IW2-2015 unplaced genomic scaffold, ASM291031v2 Un_scaffold1702, whole genome shotgun sequence genome includes a window with the following:
- the LOC112071723 gene encoding neurturin-like, with product LPTLLSSTSSSSSSSTSSLYPLLLYLLPLHLPPALSSVCLSVFSHLLQSFTEGELKKVIGTLIDRSSKRRGRNSREESQESSSRGTKGAKSGRRRRLKPCSLREVEVTVGELGLGYDSDETLLFRYCSGRCTARRRRNYDIALEHTRRAGHIKKGRRDKVQYSPCCRPIAYEKDISFLDNNSRYHTVQDVLARECGCA from the exons ctccctactctcctctcctctacctcctcctcctcctcctcctctacctcctccctctaccctctcctcctctacctcctccctctccatctaccTCCTgcgctctcttctgtctgtctgtctgtct TCTCCCACCTTCTCCAGAGCTTCACCGAGGGAGAACTGAAGAAGGTGATCGGGACTCTGATTGACAGGAGTAGCAAGAGGAGAGGCAGgaacagcagagaggagagccaggagAGCTCCTCCCGGGGGACCAAGGGAGCTAAGAGTGGGCGCAGGAGGAGGTTAAAGCCGTGCTCTCTGCGGGAGGTGGAAGTGACGGTGGGGGAACTGGGGCTGGGCTACGACAGCGACGAGACTCTCCTCTTCAGGTACTGCAGCGGCAGGTGCACCGCTCGCCGACGACGCAACTATGACATCGCCCTGGAACACACGAGGAGGGCGGGGCACATTAAAAAGGGGCGGAGAGACAAGGTGCAGTACAGCCCGTGCTGTCGGCCTATCGCGTACGAGAAGGATATCTCCTTCCTGGATAACAACAGTAGATACCACACGGTGCAGGATGTGTTGGCGCGGGAGTGTGGCTGTGCGTGA